The DNA sequence AGCAAAATATATGCCCGATCAATGGTGGATGACTGTTTTTCCTGCTCTGGCAATAGTTATAGTAGTTCTGGGATTTAATTTATTAGGTGACGGGCTTCGTGATATGCTCGCAGTCGAGGAGGTATAATGGTGAGTGAAAAGCTGCTTGAAGTTCGTAACCTTTGTGTAAGTTATAAAACCTATGAAGGAAATTTGCGAGTAGTTGATGGGTTAAATTTAGAGGTGAGACAGGATGAAAAGGTAGGTCTTGTCGGGGAAACCGGTTGCGGGAAAACTACAACTATGAGAGCTATTATGGGTATATTACCAAAGCCGGTAGGAAAAGTAGATAGCGGAGAAATAATCTATAAAGGGCAGGACTTGCTTAAAAAAACCAATAAGGAAATGCAATGTATCCGGGGTGTTGAAATTGCAGTAATATTTCAGAATCCGACTGCTGCCTTGAATCCTGTTTTTACAATTGGACAGCAGTTGCAGCAGGCTATAAAAAGCCAGGTTCCGAAAAAAACTGGTAAGAAAATATCTTCTTCAGAAGCAAGGGAAAGAGCAATAAAAGCTTTAAAGGAAGCTGCTCTTCCTGATCCAGAAAGACTTTTGTCGAATTACCCTGTTCAATTAAGTGGAGGAATGAAACAGAGAGTATGCATTGCATTGGCGTTGGTATCTGATGCTAATCTGTTAATTGCAGATGAACCAGGTACGGCATTAGATGTGACCATTCAAGATCAAATTTTGCGATTGTTAATGTCCTCCGTAGAAAAACGGCAAACCGCAACCCTTTATATTGAACATTCTTTGGGAGTAATCAGAGAATGGATGGATAGGGTTTATGTTATGTATGCCGGAAGGACTGTAGAAGTAGCTAAAACCAAAGATCTATTTGATAATCCACGGCATCCTTATACCCGCGGCCTGATGCAGGCAGTTCCGAGACTTACAGGTGGAGGTATAGCCCAGGGGATTCCGGGAAGAGTGCCTGAATATGTTAATCCACCTAGTGGATGTCGATTTCATCCACGCTGCCCTTATCAAATAGATATTTGTGTGAAAGAAAGGCCACCTTATTTTGAAATAGGGGAAGATCATAAAGTAGCTTGTTATAGGAGTGCAGAAATTGACTGAAATACTAAGAATTGATAACCTGAAAAAATATTTTCATACAGCCCAGGGAGTAGTAAAGGCAGTTGATGGTGTTAACCTAACCCTGGATGAAGGTGAAACACTGGGTCTGGTAGGTGAATCGGGCTCAGGGAAAAGTACTGTTGCTTATACTGTGGTTGGTATCTATGGAGCTACATCCGGCAAAATTTTATTTCGCGGCAAGGATATTTCCATGGGAACTGTCCGTCGTCCAAAATCATTGAAAAAAGATATACAAATTGTTTTTCAAGATCCCGGAACATCTTTAAATCCCCGGCATTATGTTCACGAAATTCTTGCCATGCCTTTGCGGGTTCATAAAATCGTCCCGGAAAAAGAGATCACCAATAAAGTAAAAGAGCTTCTCGACAGAGTTCAGCTCCCAACCAGTTTTATATATAAGCACCCTCTCGAGTTGGGTGAAGGCGAAAAACAGTCGGTAGGTGTTGCCAGAGCATTGGCGGTGAATCCTTCACTAATTGTATTGGATGAACCTACATCAGCTTTAGATGTATCGATGCAGGCAAAAGTAATAAACCTGCTGTTAGATTTACAGAAGAATTATGGATTTTCATATTTATTTATTACCCACGATCTTGGAGTCATGAGAAATGTGGCAGACAGGATTGCGATAATGTACCTGGGCAAGATCTGTGAAATAGCTCCGGCAGCTGATTTCTTTCATAATCCACTTCATCCTTATACCCGGATGCTTATATCATCTGTACCGGTTGTATCTGAGGAAGAGGAACAACTAAGGCCTGTCAAAGTTGCTTCTCGTGGTGAAATTCCGAGTCCGGTAAATGTACCTAGTGGGTGTGGATTTCACCCTCGCTGCTCAGATGTTATGAGCCTATGTAGTGAAGAGATTCCCGGTAAATGGGAAGTAGAACCTGGACACTATGTATTTTGCCACAAGTATATAAAAGATAAGAGATGAATGTAAGATCCTGATTATCATGAAATGTGAATAAAGACTATGAGTATAATTTTAAGGGGGTAAGAGGGCTAATTAATATTAACTATAGTCTTAATATTGTTTTTACCTGTAAGGGCTTTGAATTAAGCTGTTGAAGAAAGGAGAAAAAATGTTAAGGGTAGCAACAGATATTGGCGGAACTTTTACTGACCTTGTTTATGTTAATCCGGAAGGTGAAGTTGTAAATGCAAAAAGCAATACAACTTCGGGAGAGTTTGAAAAAGGTGTTATGAATGTAATAGAAACCAGCGAAATATCTCCAGTTGATTTCATTTCTTTTGTACACGGGACTACTATTGTGATTAATGCAATTACTGAAAGAAAAGGGGCAAAAACTGCTTTGATAACAACAAAAGGTTTCCGTGATGTGCTTGAAATTGGACGTGGAAACCGCCCGGATTTTTTCAATCTGGAATATAGAAAACCAAAACCCTTTGTTCCCCGTTATTTGCGCCGTGAAGTATCAGAAAGAGTTAATTACAAAGGTATAGTGAAAGAAACTCTGGATTCAAGCGACCTTCCTAAAATTCTTGAGGATTTTCGATCAGATGGAGTTGAAGCTATTGCAATTTGTTTAATTAATTCCTATGCAAATCCGGTTCATGAAGTTCAAATTCTTGAAATGATTAACGAGCAATGGCCAGAGGTGGCTGTAGTTGCTTCTCATCAAATCACCAGGGAATGGCGCGAGTACGAGCGTACAAACACTGCAGTCCTATCTGCATATGTGCAGCCAATTGCCCATCGCTATTTGGATCAGCTAACAAATTCTTTAGATGATGCCGGAATGAAATGCACACCATATATTATGCAGTCCAATTGTGGAATTGACACTGTAAATAGCGCACGACAAATTCCAATTACGATGATTGAATCTGGACCGGCCAGTGGGATCTGGGGTGCAGCGGCACTTGGTAGAATAATAGGAGAACCAGAAATTATTGCCATTGATATTGGTGGTACAACCGCTAAATGTGGCTTAATAACCAAAGGAGAAATTAAACTAAATACGGACTATAAGGTAGAGAGAAGTGAAATTTATGCCGGCTATCCGGTTATGGTACCAGTGGTTGATTTAGTCGAGATTGGAAACGGTGGGGGATCGATTGCCTGGGTAGATGATTACCAAAGAATGCATGTTGGCCCCCAAAGTGCAGGTGCTGTCCCCGGGCCGGTTTCTTATGGGATTGGCGGAACTGAACCCACCCATACAGATGCCTTTCTAGCACTGGGAATAATCAACCCGGATTATTTCTGCGGAGGCACAATGGTTGCTGATATGGAAGCGGTAGAGCAAGCTATCAATAAACTGGCAGGTAAGCTCAATATCAGTAAGCAGGAAGCAGCACATGGCATTGTTAGAATTGCATCAAACAACATGGTCAATGCAATCAAGTTGATTTCAATTAACAGAGGTTTTGATCCACGTGATTTTACGCTGATGGCATTTGGCGGTGGAGGTGGATTAAACGCTTATGCTCTGGCGAAGGAATTGCAAATCAAAAAAATTATAATCCCGAAGCTATCCAGTGTTTTCTCTGCATGGGGCATGTTACTGAGCGATCTTAGGCGAGATTACTTGCTTACACAGATTGTAGAGTTAAAAGATGAAAGCAGTAAGCAAATTACAGCATCATTTAAAGACTTGGAAGAAAAAGCATTAGAACAATATGTTGAAGAAGGTATTGAAGAGTCCAGGATATCATTCCGCCGTTTTGCCAGATGCAGATATCAGAATCAGGAACATACAGTTGAAATACCTTTTCCTGAAGGGATTATCTCTGCTGAAGAGATTAAAAATACCTGTGAACAATTTCATGTACACTATGAAAGAGAATACACTTACCGTCTTGATGCCCCAATTGAGTTAGTTTGTTACCATCTTATTGCTATAGCAGAAATGGATAAGTTAAAACCGGAGAAAGCCCCAAGATCCGGACTTAAAGTTGAAGATACCATCAAAGGTAAACGTGATGTGGATTTTGTAGAACACGGTATTTATGAAGCAGTAATCTATGATGGTAATGTCTTCGAGCCCGGCATGAATTTAAATGGTCCGGCAATTATCGAAGAAGCGGGAACCACCATTATAATTCCGCCAAAATTTAACTGCAATATAGATGAATATGGGAATTACCGGATAAATCTTATTGAGGAAGGTGAATAAATATGATTATCCATCAGTATGATCCTATTACACTAAATATTATTCAAAACTCTATCCAGGCCGCAGCCGATGAAATGTTTGCTGCATTTCGACATACCGCTATGAGTGCTATTATTTATGAAGTGCTTGATATGGGAGTTGGGATTACAGATAAAAACGGAGAACTGGCCAGCAGTGGAGCAGGAATACCTGCATTTGCCGGACTATTAGATAAGTCCGTATTTTGTATTCTTAAAAAGTTCAATAAACCAGATGATATAAAGCCGGGTGATATCTTTATAACCAATGATCCTTATAATGGCGGAGTAACACATCTCAATGATGTTGTACTGGCTATGCCTGTATTTGTAGATGGTGAGCTTATTGCATGGACTGCAAATATGGCTCATTACAACGATGTCGGCGGGGCAGTTCCAGGCAGTATGTCCAATGATGCAACGGAGATATTCCAGGAAGGTTTTATACTTTCAGCAATTAAACTTTTTTCTGAAGGAAAACCGATCCAATCTGTATTTGACATAATGACTTCCAACTGCCGCATGCCCGATTTCTTGACCGGAGATCTTTGGGCCGGCATTGCATCGCTGAGAGTGGGCGAAAATCGAATTATGGACATATGCAATAAGTATGGAAAAGATGTTTTTTTGCATGCCATAGAGGAATACCTGGATTATGCTGAGCAGGTTAGCCTGGATGCGATGAAGGAGATTCCCAATGGCAAGTATTCACTGGTTGAAGAGCAGGATAATGGAATGTTCTATAAAGTTACAATTGAAATAACTGATAATGAATTTATAGTTGATTTGCGGGAAAACCCCGATCAAGATAAAGGGCCTTTTAATACCAGCCGTGATGGCACGTTAACTATATGCCAGCTCGCTTTTAAAGGGGTAACATCATCCAATAAGATGTCAAACAGCGGAACATTCAGGCCTTTAAAAGTTTTAACTCGCCCGGGTTCAATCTTTGATCCAGTCTATCCGGCTGCTCAGGGCATTTACTATGAGTTAACAGTAAGATTGTCGGATTTGATAGTAAGGTGTATGGCTGAGAAGCTTCCTGAGCGTTTACCGGCAGGAAACTTTTCCTCAGTGTGTGGAACACTATTTGGAGGGATACATCCGGATACCGGAAGGACATACGTTGTTATTGAGCCTGAGCTTGGAGGCTGGGGTGGATCGGCAACATCAGACGGTAACTCCGGACAGTTCTGTATGATGCATGGAGAAACATATAATTGTCCCGCTGAAGTAGCTGAAGCACGTTACGGAGTGACTGTAGATTACCTGAGTTTTCATGATGAAGATGGCGGTGCCGGACAGTATAAAGGAGGTAAAGGGGTAAGAATAGATTATAGAATTAGATCGGATAACGCATGGTTGACTGTTTCATATACTCGCTCAAAGTTTCCACCCTGGCCTTTGGAGGGTGGATGTGAAGGATCACCTAACTATATCTTGATTGTTCGCTCAGACGGCAGCACTGAAAGATATTCTGTAGTTAGCGGATTGACATTGAATACTGATGATGTAATCAGAATTATGACAGGAACAGGTGCCGGTTGGGGAGATCCATTAAAACGTGAAATTGAAAAAATAAACGAAGATATAAAAAATGGTTATGTAACTTTAGAACAGGCAAATCGCTATTATGATTATGAAAACAGGTTAAAAAAACAATAGCTAAAGTATTATGGTTTACATTAGTTTGCCTTATGAAAAGTAAGAATAGTTATGATAGGAGAGAAAAATGGTTAAATTAACAGTGCTTTACAATTTACCGCCTGATGCAGATCATGAAGAGTTTCTCAAATGGCGCACTACAACTCATCAGAAGAACAATATGGCCATGCCAGGAGTGATTAAGAGTGATTTCTATGAAATCAAGAAAGCCTGGAAAAACGATTCTGCTCCATACCGCTATATGACGGAGGCATATTACCCGGACATGGCAACCTTTGAGAAAAGTTTTTTTGATCCTGACTATCAAGCAAGATTAGCGGTATCATTAGAACGCATCGCTGATCCGCTTTTCTTAATTTCAGAGGAAATAATTTCAGAGGAAAATTAGTCAATTAGATTAACTATTCAAATCAATTTTGAGGGCATAGATTGGATTTACTATGCCGGAAAAGGTTTCATGACCGTAAAACGTTTTGCCGATCAATGAATTGAATAATGAGGAGGGCTTAAAATGTCGAGGCGGATTCTTTGGGTCAATCCTGTAGGCACTGATATTTTTGATGCTCCGATAAAAGAAATTTTTGATGCGGAGAAAATGCCTGATTCTGAAGTTGATGTAGTATCCTTGAAGCGTGGACCTCAGCACTTGGAGTACCATTATTATGAGATGATGGTGATTCTGGATATGCTTCATTTAATCAAACAGGGGGAAAAGGACGGCTATGATGCTGCTGTTATTGGCTGTTTCTATGATCCTGGATTAAGAGAAGCCAGGGAAATCACCGAGCGGATGGTAGTCACTGCACCGGCAGAAGCCTGCATGCATATCGCTACCACTCTTGGCGACAAATTTTCTGTAATAGTAGGCCGTCAGAAATGGGTTCCGGCAATGAGAGAAAATGTTCATAAATATGGATTTGGCGATAGACTGGCTTCATTTAAACCAGTGGGCCTGGGAGTACATGATTTTCACAGGGATGAAAAAGAAACAAAACGCCTGTTAAAAGAAGCGGCCAGAGAAGCTGTTGATATAGATAAAGCGGAAGTAATAATTCTTGGCTGCACGATTCAGTTCGGCTTTTACAAGGAATTACAGGAGTATG is a window from the Bacillota bacterium genome containing:
- a CDS encoding ABC transporter ATP-binding protein, giving the protein MQKLTEILRIDNLKKYFHTAQGVVKAVDGVNLTLDEGETLGLVGESGSGKSTVAYTVVGIYGATSGKILFRGKDISMGTVRRPKSLKKDIQIVFQDPGTSLNPRHYVHEILAMPLRVHKIVPEKEITNKVKELLDRVQLPTSFIYKHPLELGEGEKQSVGVARALAVNPSLIVLDEPTSALDVSMQAKVINLLLDLQKNYGFSYLFITHDLGVMRNVADRIAIMYLGKICEIAPAADFFHNPLHPYTRMLISSVPVVSEEEEQLRPVKVASRGEIPSPVNVPSGCGFHPRCSDVMSLCSEEIPGKWEVEPGHYVFCHKYIKDKR
- a CDS encoding hydantoinase/oxoprolinase family protein, whose product is MLRVATDIGGTFTDLVYVNPEGEVVNAKSNTTSGEFEKGVMNVIETSEISPVDFISFVHGTTIVINAITERKGAKTALITTKGFRDVLEIGRGNRPDFFNLEYRKPKPFVPRYLRREVSERVNYKGIVKETLDSSDLPKILEDFRSDGVEAIAICLINSYANPVHEVQILEMINEQWPEVAVVASHQITREWREYERTNTAVLSAYVQPIAHRYLDQLTNSLDDAGMKCTPYIMQSNCGIDTVNSARQIPITMIESGPASGIWGAAALGRIIGEPEIIAIDIGGTTAKCGLITKGEIKLNTDYKVERSEIYAGYPVMVPVVDLVEIGNGGGSIAWVDDYQRMHVGPQSAGAVPGPVSYGIGGTEPTHTDAFLALGIINPDYFCGGTMVADMEAVEQAINKLAGKLNISKQEAAHGIVRIASNNMVNAIKLISINRGFDPRDFTLMAFGGGGGLNAYALAKELQIKKIIIPKLSSVFSAWGMLLSDLRRDYLLTQIVELKDESSKQITASFKDLEEKALEQYVEEGIEESRISFRRFARCRYQNQEHTVEIPFPEGIISAEEIKNTCEQFHVHYEREYTYRLDAPIELVCYHLIAIAEMDKLKPEKAPRSGLKVEDTIKGKRDVDFVEHGIYEAVIYDGNVFEPGMNLNGPAIIEEAGTTIIIPPKFNCNIDEYGNYRINLIEEGE
- a CDS encoding hydantoinase B/oxoprolinase family protein, translated to MIIHQYDPITLNIIQNSIQAAADEMFAAFRHTAMSAIIYEVLDMGVGITDKNGELASSGAGIPAFAGLLDKSVFCILKKFNKPDDIKPGDIFITNDPYNGGVTHLNDVVLAMPVFVDGELIAWTANMAHYNDVGGAVPGSMSNDATEIFQEGFILSAIKLFSEGKPIQSVFDIMTSNCRMPDFLTGDLWAGIASLRVGENRIMDICNKYGKDVFLHAIEEYLDYAEQVSLDAMKEIPNGKYSLVEEQDNGMFYKVTIEITDNEFIVDLRENPDQDKGPFNTSRDGTLTICQLAFKGVTSSNKMSNSGTFRPLKVLTRPGSIFDPVYPAAQGIYYELTVRLSDLIVRCMAEKLPERLPAGNFSSVCGTLFGGIHPDTGRTYVVIEPELGGWGGSATSDGNSGQFCMMHGETYNCPAEVAEARYGVTVDYLSFHDEDGGAGQYKGGKGVRIDYRIRSDNAWLTVSYTRSKFPPWPLEGGCEGSPNYILIVRSDGSTERYSVVSGLTLNTDDVIRIMTGTGAGWGDPLKREIEKINEDIKNGYVTLEQANRYYDYENRLKKQ
- a CDS encoding ABC transporter ATP-binding protein, which encodes MSEKLLEVRNLCVSYKTYEGNLRVVDGLNLEVRQDEKVGLVGETGCGKTTTMRAIMGILPKPVGKVDSGEIIYKGQDLLKKTNKEMQCIRGVEIAVIFQNPTAALNPVFTIGQQLQQAIKSQVPKKTGKKISSSEARERAIKALKEAALPDPERLLSNYPVQLSGGMKQRVCIALALVSDANLLIADEPGTALDVTIQDQILRLLMSSVEKRQTATLYIEHSLGVIREWMDRVYVMYAGRTVEVAKTKDLFDNPRHPYTRGLMQAVPRLTGGGIAQGIPGRVPEYVNPPSGCRFHPRCPYQIDICVKERPPYFEIGEDHKVACYRSAEID
- a CDS encoding EthD domain-containing protein, which codes for MVKLTVLYNLPPDADHEEFLKWRTTTHQKNNMAMPGVIKSDFYEIKKAWKNDSAPYRYMTEAYYPDMATFEKSFFDPDYQARLAVSLERIADPLFLISEEIISEEN
- a CDS encoding aspartate/glutamate racemase family protein, with translation MSRRILWVNPVGTDIFDAPIKEIFDAEKMPDSEVDVVSLKRGPQHLEYHYYEMMVILDMLHLIKQGEKDGYDAAVIGCFYDPGLREAREITERMVVTAPAEACMHIATTLGDKFSVIVGRQKWVPAMRENVHKYGFGDRLASFKPVGLGVHDFHRDEKETKRLLKEAAREAVDIDKAEVIILGCTIQFGFYKELQEYAGVPVIDAILAPLKYAELLIEINQKFGWFHSKKYGYESPPAPEIEGWGLDVQYGFGDLWR